A stretch of DNA from Gambusia affinis linkage group LG24, SWU_Gaff_1.0, whole genome shotgun sequence:
attatccaaccctctttactattaactaaactgtggagagaagagaaagttattttgtgccaaaacattttgtatgaagcacatcagtgtgagtctgtgggggtcaaaggtcagccagagcctgaatctgattggtcagtttgttttttctgtgagttaaaaatgatgagtggagtttgaatctCCCGTTGTTCTAAGATCCtgagttttttacagtgttcggttctgttgggtcgtcggtttattagttttttttgtggtttggtGAACTGAACAGCTGACGGGTCGCCTGTTGAAACCAGgagatgttgaataaaaatgtccgACAGATCAGAAGGTAAAACTATCACTGACCTGCAGGAGAACAACCAGATCTCCATCATGTGAGTGTTgaacaaaaccaacacaaaactAAACCACTGAAGCAgaacacactttgttttattttaacacaaacgatgttaaataataaagacatggaagtgaAGCCTATAAACCCAGTAGATCCACGTCCAGAGGAGGATGTAGATTCCAGGTCCAGGTGGTGTCAGAGTccagaggagcagaaggtgaagcaacaatgtttgattcaTTGGGAACGTTTCCACTAGATTAAATGGTTTAACCCTCAGTTTTAGCTCCacgctcaggaagagcagcagaggtcagttaactggtgacccatcagctctgcaggtcaggaaacatcaaagaagctcataaaccggcgacccaacagaaccgacccggtaaaaagctccaccgGGATCCAAACGGCTCTTAGAACtacaggaggttcaaactctgatCATTCAGTTTTAGGTTacagaaaaaacaccaaataaacaaaagcaaactgaccaataagatttaggctttggcgtgacctttgacccccagaCTCagacgtacaagatgttttgatacataaaatctttttatttctccacaattgtgttaattgtaaagaaagttaaataataaaaatttcagaaattattcttttctttttttacttcaaggaaaatcttaaggtaggcagagagggagcagcctgcaggcgccgccgccctccgataaaaccctgcaggcgcctgcgcagttctgaactttaaccctAGAAAACAGTTTCATGCATAAAgcaatttcttttaaacactttttgtaatttactttttaaaagaatctaaatataaacaaatgttattaattcaatgtaaaaacaataaattaaatcatttctttggcagtgctccctaatgacagtggctatttttagaacttccTCCACGGCGACTGACCAGGTCGCCTCGGGCCACCAGGGGCCCGCGGGccccgtgttggtgacccctgctgtAGAGTCTGCTGAGGTGTTGCATCCCACTCTTCTTAAAGGTTGTTCATCAGGTCACTAGGGTTCTGGGATCCAGAACCTCTCCAGAACCTCTGGGatccagaacctctgcagaacCTCTGGGgtccagaacctctgcagaacCTCTGGGGTCCAGAACCTTCGTGGCCCTCGTCATGTAGAATTCCCTCTACATGGTGACTCGGCTCACGGAGGTTTTCGGATCCGTTAGAGGTTCTGTGGTCTCAGCAACCGTTTGCTGATGATGCAACCTGGATAAGTTGGAGCATCGTCTCCATGGATACTAAACCAGTTGTTCATCCAGGGCACAAGTACGATGGGCCCAGTGAGCCATTTCAAAGTGGGTTCAGGCCCGTATGGACTGGACACGGCTGTAAACGCCAATAGAGGCTCATCTCTATGCTGGTGGTCAATCGACCTCCATCAGAACCGCACTGACCCGCCAACACCCGGACAGGCAGAGTTTGAAATGTTCTGAGTGGAGAGTCTCTCCTCCCTTGAGGCAGCAGTGGGGGGCGTGGTCTGAGGAAATCCACTGATGCCTCTTCCTGTCTCCATGTTGCAACCTGGACATTGTTCTTGTTCTTGGAAAGACTAAAGATGTGAATCTTTGTCTCACCTGAccatcaaacattttcccagaAGTCATCTGGATACTGAAGATGTAAGATGGATCCTCCAGGGAAGGGTTCAAGTTTTGTTCTAGAGACGACAAAGTGGTGACATGTTTagaaatgactcaaatttaagaaaattcagACTCACTGAATTTGTGGAACTGTTCACATAAACCATTCAACTAAATTCACTGACATTCGTAAAGAGACGATGGGAAACTTCCAACATGATCTGTGACAGTTTTCATACTGAACTGAGCTTTAACAGGAAGGAGCCGAGTCTTTGTGACATCACCTGAAACCGTGTTTGTTGCAGGCGGTTGGAGCAGAGAGTCCTCCCATCCCCTGCAGTCCTGACCAGGTGTCTCATGGATACGTGGCCCTCAGAGTAACGACCCTCCTCTGCCAGCCAGTCATCCAGCCTGGAGACACAGAATAATTAGTGCTGTGATTTCAGCCTGGTGTTCGGACCCACTACGTGGAGATGGGCTGCGGGCCGCCGGTTCTGCTGTGCCACGGCTTCCCAGAGAGCTGGTACTCCTGGCGGTACCAGGTGAGCCTCCCGGTTCGGTGTCGCCGACGTGTCGCCGTCTTCACACCTGCTTCCTCTCTGGCAGATTCCGGCTCTGGCTGCCGCTGGGTTCAGGGTCCTGGCTCTGGACATGAAGGGATACGGCGAATCCACAGCACCCCCTGGTGGGCACACACAGAAATACACTCAGTATAAAGTCGGTGTTTACAGTCTGATGATTGGGAAATGTTCCCTTGCAGACATAGAGGAATATTCCCAGGAGAAGCTTTGCAAGGTCTGAACTCAGCAACATGTTCAAATGTGGCAGAATTCAATCTGGAGACTTTTATGCATTTCTCCTTCTGCAGGATCTGATTTCCTTCATGGACAAAATGGTAAGAAATAAATAACcctaagaaaaatgttcatcaCAGGTGACTTGTCTTTCTGGTCCTCCAAGTCCATCCCACAGGTCACCCTGGTGGGTCACGACTGGGGCGGCATCCTGGTTTGGACTATGGCCCGGTATTTTCCAGAGAGAATCAGGTAAAAACTCAAAGTTACCCACATTTCTTTGGAAAGTCCAAGTgacaaaatgtcctttttgtGAAGGGCGGTGGCGTCTCTGAACACTCCCCTGTTCCCACTGGACCCGTCCAAACCGGCTTCAGAGAGACTGAAGGCTCTGCCTGCTTTTGACTACCAGAATTACTTCCAAAAACCAGTAAGTCTGCTTCACTGGGAGAACCAGAACTGGATCTAGACCACTTCTTCCCGACAACATTTCAACTTTCAATGCACAAAATAACTCATTTTAGAGTCAAAACCAAAAGACTTTTTACCAACCAGCATTTATTGATTTCCTAAATCTGTGTTGAGCTGCAACTGAATGAATGAGAGTCTTTGGATCGACTTGTATTAAATAGTTTAGGACACAGAGTGTGTAATTTGATATGAACTATGCTgcagttttaatataaaataaacagaattaaaataataaaaacttgatgcttttaaatgtttccatcaggactattttttaaatctgctctaaattatttcaaaacctttttatcaGACGTTAAACTGATTTTGGTTTGGGGACATTTTCCCTCCTTGAAGGACTTGGTTTCGTTTCCTGGGTGACCCTGAAGTGGATCCAGTTGGTACTTTGTTCAATCTGATGGTTTTCTTCTTGGTTCAACAGAAGAAACTTTGGGAACGTTTTGCAAAGTGACTTTAGAAGAACTTGAAGTCAGGACCAAACCTTCCTGCAGCTTTCAGACTCTCTTTGTTCCAGGGCGTAGCCGAGGCCGAGCTGGAGAACGACTTGGAGAGAACattcaagattttcttttccagcagccgtgAAGCCGTGAGTAGAACCAGACCAGCAGAGTCGGGTCAGGACAGAACCATCAGCTCTGATCACACGTGTTTCCTCAGGCGGGTCGTCCGGCTATCAGCACATCGGGGGTCTGCGCTCGAGGTGAGGACGTCTGCCGGTTTAAGgcacaggtcaaaggtcaaaggtggGTTTCTGTCGGGTCTGTGCTGATTGGCCGGGTCCGTCCCTCCAGGTGGGCTGTTTGTGGGTCTGCCACAGCAGATCCCTCGCAGCTCCATGCTAACGGAGGCCGACCTGCGCTACTATGTGGATCGGTTCAGAGGGAGCGGCTTCAGGTcaggctcagtcaaagtccggAGATTTTAGGATGAACTAAAATCCTAAAGTTTCTCCTCCATGTTGGGTAACAGGGGACCGCTGAACTGGTACCGAAACAACCAGGCCAACTGGAAGTGGATGTGTTCACAGCCCACTGGGAAGGTTGGTGAGCGACTGGAGCAGCTGGAGTCTCTGATGGTTCACACCGACGCCCTGAAAGAAAGcttggacacacacacactgcagcacTTCTACACTGAAGAGTTTGAATGCATCTCATCTGTTACGACTCAAACAAGTCACatgcaatgttttcatttacatcCCATGAACACAATTCATCCACAAGCTCAGCAGAAACGTCCAGGTTGTCAGCAGAGTTCTGAAGAAGTTCAGGTCCAGAGGAGAAACTTGAAGAGTTTTCATCTCctgacattaaatcaataaCTTGTTTTGATCCAAACCTTCCTGAACGCCCCAAAATAAACTCAGTTTATAGTCACTAAGTTTACAATGAGTTATGTTCTAGTTATTTAGTTTGATCCTTTATTGATCATCAGATTTGACGTCCTGATGATTCTGAGCTGCACATGAAACCAGCTGCACATTTCAGGGTTTGGATCTTATTCAAACTTGACaacattaaaccttttttaccttttctgaTGCATCACAGTTCAGCTTCTCcaccaaacattttcctgcttcCTCTCACCTGGAGGCTCATCAGGTGGATGGAGCCAGGACCCATCTAAAACtgggaccggaccggaccggaacCGGACTCCTCCCGGCCTgatgggttttgttttctgatcttcctgacGCCGCCATGTTGTTTCCAGGTGGCCTTGCCGGCGCTGATGGTGACGGCGGGGAAGGACCCCATCCTGCTGCCGGCGATGTCTGACGGCATGGAGGGTCTGGTAAGCGGCGCGTCCGGAAAGCGGCGGCGTGGAGCCGACGGGTCAGGACGTCACGGGTCTGTGTTTCCCTGCAGGTTCCCAACCTGAGCAGAGGTCACATCGAGGACTGCGGACACTGGACCCAGATGGACAAACCGGCCGAGACCAACAACATCCTGATATCGTGGCTGAGAGAAACGCACGGACCGCCGGCGCCCAAACTGTGACACAGGAACAGGAGAAAAGTTACATGAAAACCAGAGAAATGTtgggaaggaaggaaacaaggacaagaaaaagaagaaggagaaaaagaagccAAGAgatttgaatgaataaaactaaagatttcaaaataaaacaccaaagtCCTTCTGATTCAATTTgacttttaatcaaatattattttacatctgCTCAGAATGTAAACAGGGAGCGTTATGCTGATCATGATTCAACACTTATTCATATTTCAGCTTCAACATCAACATGGACAATTTGAGATGTTAAGATATCAAATTTCAGTTTAAAGCAGCACTTCTCAATCCCAGTCCTCAAgcctcctgctctgcatgttttagatgtgtctctactccagagcagctgattctaATGATTGTATGACCATCAAgagctgcagaagcctgttaatcacccacatgttcaatccaggtgtgtggcagaagggaaacacctaaaacatgcaggcagggggcctgaggactggaactgagaaacactggtTTAAAGAAACATCAAGACCtcacaaatcattttaaaaagtagaaaatgcatgtttacagatataaaaacatttttaaaaaatgtaaaacaaaacatttaaagaaataagttACAGtccagaaaaaaggaaagaaacttttaaaaaatcccgaaaattaaaaaaattgacatcATGACTTTTAATctggaagacaaaaaatactttctctGCAACAATGTGATTAATAttcaatgtttaaaaatgtacttttggtCGTCAGTCGGAGAACGGACTGTGAATGGACagaagaggagaggagcagTATTTCTAAAGCGTgtgaaagtttagtggaagaacAAGGTTGGAAATGCAGCTTCAGGCAGATGTGAGGAGACGGCTCCCTCTAGTGGCAGAACGCCTCACAGCTTCTTCTCCTCAAACAGCTTCTTCCAGGACGGCATGATGTGTTTGTAGACCAGTTCAATCTACCAGAGACACAGAGGCGTTAGGCCCCGCCCACAGAGGCCCCGCCCACAGAGGCCCCGCCCACAGAGGCCCCACACCTTCAGCTCACCTGCTGGGACTTTTTGACTCCGTATCTGAATAGTGTGGCTTGGTGCTCGCTGTTGTGGAACAGGATGTCAAAGGTCACGTCTCGGCCCAGCATGTCCTCGATGGCGGGCTTCACCACCGAGTGGAAGTCTCTGGGGGAGTGCGACCCGTCCAGCATGTTGCTGACCTGCAGACCCAAACGGGGTCAGTCTGGGGCCGCGGACGGCCCAGCGCCACGGCCCCAGCTCTGCTTTACCTTGTATTGACTCCCCAGCAGCTCCAGAGGATCCagcttgacctctgacctcagggCGCGGCCGAACAGCGGGATCTTTGTGTCGGCGTCTGGCGAATGTTAGCAAATGAAAGCAGAGTAAATCAGCCGGCTCCATTAATGAGAACCAGAGA
This window harbors:
- the ephx2 gene encoding bifunctional epoxide hydrolase 2 isoform X2 is translated as MAAKKAVLFNFWGVVVPSKPGGVFHKLEELHNLPRGFLSSVASKSKGALIQAEKGQMTLNQMIPTFEAECSKQAEVRGVALPSDWCASRLLEEVRTAMMDVQDLVLKTSASLRYHGVLTAVLANHWLDDSASGDHPARLLCLLGSNFNLLLQSCHAGHRVPEVAMFNSALDQLGVPSQQALWLDVDQESLKAAETAGMEAVLVENLEAALQKVSHFTGVQAVGAESPPIPCSPDQVSHGYVALRPGVRTHYVEMGCGPPVLLCHGFPESWYSWRYQIPALAAAGFRVLALDMKGYGESTAPPDIEEYSQEKLCKDLISFMDKMSIPQVTLVGHDWGGILVWTMARYFPERIRAVASLNTPLFPLDPSKPASERLKALPAFDYQNYFQKPGVAEAELENDLERTFKIFFSSSREAAGRPAISTSGVCARGGLFVGLPQQIPRSSMLTEADLRYYVDRFRGSGFRGPLNWYRNNQANWKWMCSQPTGKVGGLAGADGDGGEGPHPAAGDV
- the ephx2 gene encoding bifunctional epoxide hydrolase 2 isoform X1, which produces MAAKKAVLFNFWGVVVPSKPGGVFHKLEELHNLPRGFLSSVASKSKGALIQAEKGQMTLNQMIPTFEAECSKQAEVRGVALPSDWCASRLLEEVRTAMMDVQDLVLKTSASLRYHGVLTAVLANHWLDDSASGDHPARLLCLLGSNFNLLLQSCHAGHRVPEVAMFNSALDQLGVPSQQALWLDVDQESLKAAETAGMEAVLVENLEAALQKVSHFTGVQAVGAESPPIPCSPDQVSHGYVALRPGVRTHYVEMGCGPPVLLCHGFPESWYSWRYQIPALAAAGFRVLALDMKGYGESTAPPDIEEYSQEKLCKDLISFMDKMSIPQVTLVGHDWGGILVWTMARYFPERIRAVASLNTPLFPLDPSKPASERLKALPAFDYQNYFQKPGVAEAELENDLERTFKIFFSSSREAAGRPAISTSGVCARGGLFVGLPQQIPRSSMLTEADLRYYVDRFRGSGFRGPLNWYRNNQANWKWMCSQPTGKVALPALMVTAGKDPILLPAMSDGMEGLVPNLSRGHIEDCGHWTQMDKPAETNNILISWLRETHGPPAPKL
- the plaat1l gene encoding phospholipase A and acyltransferase 1 — translated: MAAPHAKQQEGSVGLRAAESQQDETQSNAVMGKINSRPKLFPGDIVEYPRNKYFSHFGIYFGERDGVPYVAHLTCRDADTKIPLFGRALRSEVKLDPLELLGSQYKVSNMLDGSHSPRDFHSVVKPAIEDMLGRDVTFDILFHNSEHQATLFRYGVKKSQQIELVYKHIMPSWKKLFEEKKL